From the Desulfovibrio sp. JC010 genome, one window contains:
- a CDS encoding MarR family winged helix-turn-helix transcriptional regulator, producing MRTIEEIIPHMRECGRVLVKYNMIERKAFDFGIGIKLYPSEIHTLSAVDRLGGCGVTELARESGVTKGATSQLVSKLVRKGLMVKEPDPENGSKVVLQLTELGKKASDNHYKFHLDHDREFIAYLQAMDDKELQVFDDICSKMNEWMDNYLK from the coding sequence GTGAGAACCATAGAAGAAATAATTCCCCATATGCGTGAATGCGGGCGTGTGCTGGTCAAGTACAACATGATCGAGCGTAAAGCTTTTGATTTCGGTATCGGTATCAAGCTTTACCCTTCGGAAATACATACCCTTTCAGCTGTGGATCGGTTGGGAGGATGCGGAGTTACCGAACTGGCCCGCGAGTCCGGGGTTACCAAGGGTGCCACTTCACAGCTGGTCAGCAAGCTGGTCAGGAAAGGGCTGATGGTTAAAGAACCGGACCCGGAAAACGGATCAAAGGTGGTATTACAGTTGACCGAGCTGGGCAAAAAAGCCAGCGACAACCATTACAAGTTTCATCTGGATCATGACCGTGAATTCATAGCCTACCTGCAAGCTATGGATGATAAGGAGCTGCAAGTGTTCGACGATATCTGTAGCAAGATGAATGAATGGATGGATAACTATCTAAAATAA
- a CDS encoding alpha/beta fold hydrolase has translation MEKVFNGPGKKTLFLFYVLLLFMACMNTSAHAEVTQFPIADPYKATIFGTPPELMYKLKEPTSPDECEILIEERRIPNIFWYDEKFYYSTAMQDEEAPLLFIIAGTGSEHDSAKMRFLTQLFYEAGFHVVALSSPTHMNFVVSFSKYGAPGYVPHDVEDLYRAMKWIKADLEEDHSIRNYSITGYSLGGMHSAFLAKMDEERKDFHFRRVLMLNPPVSLYTSALRFDSWLSPENLGNKTPRQVIDELIEAFSEIYVHSNVVDLDDNFLYALSQHTNFSNMDMKAIIAAAFRMSSSSMIFSSDVCLNAGYVVPVNRHLGVGDNLMPYHRTAAAITFEDYMDEYLLPYLQFLKPGTTKGELVKNCDLDSIREYLNTSEKIFVLGNEDDIILDNADLEFLKKTFGYRATFFPRGGHCGNIMFGPYARKAQELIK, from the coding sequence ATGGAAAAAGTATTTAACGGGCCGGGGAAAAAAACCTTATTTTTGTTTTATGTGCTGCTGCTGTTCATGGCCTGCATGAACACTTCGGCACATGCCGAAGTAACGCAGTTTCCCATTGCCGATCCCTACAAAGCTACCATTTTCGGCACCCCGCCGGAATTGATGTATAAATTAAAAGAACCGACCAGCCCTGATGAATGCGAAATACTCATTGAAGAACGCAGGATTCCGAACATTTTCTGGTATGATGAAAAATTTTATTACTCCACGGCAATGCAGGATGAAGAAGCTCCCCTGCTGTTCATTATTGCCGGGACCGGATCGGAGCATGATTCCGCTAAAATGCGCTTCCTGACCCAGCTTTTTTATGAAGCCGGATTCCATGTGGTGGCTCTTTCCTCGCCCACGCATATGAATTTCGTGGTCAGTTTTTCCAAATACGGTGCTCCCGGCTATGTCCCCCATGATGTGGAGGACCTGTACCGGGCCATGAAATGGATCAAGGCCGACCTTGAAGAAGATCACTCGATCAGAAATTACAGTATCACCGGATACAGTCTGGGGGGTATGCATTCGGCCTTCCTCGCCAAGATGGATGAGGAACGCAAGGATTTCCATTTCCGGCGGGTGCTCATGCTCAATCCCCCGGTCAGCCTGTACACTTCCGCATTGCGCTTTGATTCATGGCTCAGCCCGGAGAATCTCGGCAACAAAACTCCCCGGCAGGTCATCGACGAACTGATCGAGGCTTTCTCCGAAATCTACGTTCATTCCAATGTTGTGGACCTTGATGACAACTTCCTTTACGCCCTCTCGCAGCACACCAATTTTTCCAACATGGACATGAAGGCCATCATTGCCGCCGCGTTCAGGATGTCTTCATCAAGCATGATTTTCAGTTCCGATGTCTGTCTCAATGCCGGTTACGTCGTCCCGGTAAACAGGCATCTCGGTGTAGGCGATAATCTTATGCCCTACCACCGCACTGCTGCGGCCATTACCTTTGAAGATTACATGGATGAATACCTGCTGCCCTACCTGCAATTTCTCAAACCGGGCACCACCAAAGGCGAGCTGGTAAAAAACTGTGACCTGGACAGCATCAGGGAATACCTGAACACATCAGAAAAAATATTCGTGCTCGGCAATGAAGATGACATCATTCTGGATAACGCGGACTTGGAGTTCCTGAAAAAAACATTCGGTTACCGGGCCACTTTCTTTCCCCGTGGCGGGCATTGCGGGAACATAATGTTCGGGCCATATGCCCGTAAAGCGCAGGAGCTGATCAAATGA
- a CDS encoding VacJ family lipoprotein, whose translation MMRRLFSFMLLLLLLQGCATISREDPSLTLKPQGFIAPVSRAPLKGMTKSKEANLDFLDVYDPWDSMNRHIYSFNARFDRSIYLPAVDVYTTVLPSPVRKSVTNAVNNLNEVKSFTNGILQFSGDKTARAFTRFVINSSIGLLGIFDVASMWDLKSMETGFADTLGVWGVPPGPYVVLPLMGPSSVRDTGGSLGDFALLWYEMNWVYDLAGVTDGRTAIGIGESTVRGLNLRANVPFRYYQTGSPFEYDMVRFLYSKKRELDMQREELGTTPPGKPYMKKKFDTPRKNREPEKN comes from the coding sequence ATGATGCGTAGACTTTTCAGCTTCATGCTGCTCCTCCTGCTGCTTCAAGGCTGCGCCACCATCAGCAGGGAAGACCCCTCGCTTACTTTGAAACCGCAAGGTTTTATAGCTCCGGTCTCCCGCGCTCCGCTTAAGGGGATGACCAAGAGCAAAGAAGCAAACCTTGATTTCCTTGATGTCTACGATCCGTGGGATTCCATGAACCGCCACATCTATTCTTTCAACGCCCGCTTTGACCGCTCCATTTACCTTCCGGCGGTGGATGTTTACACCACGGTGCTGCCCTCTCCCGTACGCAAGAGCGTGACCAACGCGGTCAACAACCTCAATGAGGTAAAATCCTTTACCAACGGCATCCTCCAGTTCAGCGGAGACAAAACAGCGCGGGCCTTTACCCGCTTTGTGATCAACTCCTCCATCGGGCTGCTGGGCATATTCGATGTTGCTTCCATGTGGGATTTAAAAAGCATGGAAACAGGTTTCGCCGACACACTCGGAGTCTGGGGAGTACCGCCCGGACCATACGTGGTCCTGCCCTTGATGGGACCGTCCAGCGTGCGTGATACAGGCGGCTCTCTGGGAGATTTCGCCCTGCTCTGGTACGAAATGAACTGGGTTTACGACCTTGCCGGAGTCACGGACGGACGCACGGCCATCGGAATCGGTGAATCCACCGTTCGCGGCTTGAACCTGCGCGCCAATGTGCCCTTTCGCTACTACCAGACCGGATCGCCCTTTGAGTACGATATGGTCCGCTTTCTTTACAGCAAAAAGCGCGAGCTTGATATGCAACGCGAAGAACTGGGAACCACCCCGCCGGGCAAGCCGTACATGAAAAAGAAATTTGATACGCCCCGTAAAAACCGGGAGCCTGAGAAGAATTAA
- a CDS encoding DUF4198 domain-containing protein: protein MLKKMFSLFMALAVFLPAVASAHSLYIQAGRYHVSEGKNSPLFFCYGHHIPVDDAVRMKKLNHVTVIKPDSNSYDVKLRDEKSLHSYVINYDMPGTYVLTAATNPGHFTTWMDKKDRKRHSIKPMSSVADRASKIVSSLRSSQWTKTYVVCENPSAVFPAIVGMPMELVPARDVSMLKKGDVLEMQVYMDGKPYKGDGYWDATYMGFSTQAEDMYIQREKIYDGKIKLPIDVSGRWFVRFFTKKKPIKDSPDFLQEKKTATLVFEVPNERKRPKIDSH from the coding sequence ATGCTTAAAAAAATGTTCTCTCTCTTTATGGCTTTGGCCGTATTCTTGCCTGCGGTGGCGTCGGCCCACTCCCTGTATATTCAGGCCGGGCGTTATCATGTTTCCGAAGGTAAGAATTCCCCGCTCTTTTTCTGCTACGGGCATCATATTCCGGTGGATGATGCTGTACGTATGAAGAAGCTCAACCACGTGACTGTCATCAAACCCGATTCCAACAGCTACGATGTGAAACTCCGCGATGAGAAATCGCTGCATTCCTATGTAATCAATTATGATATGCCCGGAACATATGTTCTTACCGCAGCCACCAATCCCGGTCATTTCACTACCTGGATGGACAAGAAAGACCGCAAGCGTCATTCCATCAAACCCATGAGCAGCGTTGCGGACCGGGCTTCAAAGATTGTATCCAGCCTGCGCAGCAGCCAGTGGACCAAGACTTACGTGGTCTGCGAAAATCCTTCTGCCGTTTTCCCGGCAATAGTAGGTATGCCCATGGAGCTGGTTCCGGCCAGGGATGTATCCATGCTCAAGAAAGGAGATGTGCTTGAAATGCAGGTCTACATGGACGGCAAACCATACAAGGGGGACGGCTACTGGGACGCCACCTACATGGGGTTCTCCACTCAGGCCGAAGATATGTATATCCAACGCGAGAAAATTTATGATGGAAAGATCAAGCTGCCCATCGACGTAAGCGGACGCTGGTTCGTGCGTTTCTTTACCAAGAAGAAGCCCATCAAGGACAGCCCTGATTTTCTGCAGGAAAAGAAGACCGCTACACTGGTTTTTGAAGTTCCCAATGAGCGCAAAAGGCCCAAGATTGATAGTCATTAA
- a CDS encoding GlxA family transcriptional regulator has product MKNVAVLAYDDCLVSAVSGVLEIFSIANTLTSESSAKDLFAGLKIVSPDGKNISGYVGIPLQVCGSIMDIRPDILVIPPVFGPIDVLLENEPFIARIAELEGQGTILASACAGSFLVARAGLLDGKPATTHWKLAPDFSARFAEVDLQPRRMLIDGGGYICAGGAMAWQDLALHIVARFMGREVAADCAKILVMDSTRDVQTPYFMFDNKTEESSFTDKEIGRVQEWMQENYHLPASTRIFAEKAGLGERTFLRRFKKATGMTPNNYLQQLRIEAARHLLEVSSKGVEEITARVGYDNPSSFRRLFKSMTGLSPREYRTRFSRME; this is encoded by the coding sequence ATGAAAAACGTTGCAGTCTTAGCCTATGATGATTGTCTGGTCAGTGCTGTCTCCGGGGTGCTGGAGATTTTTAGCATTGCCAATACCCTCACCTCGGAATCCTCTGCTAAGGATTTGTTTGCCGGGCTGAAGATTGTCAGCCCGGACGGGAAAAATATCAGCGGATATGTGGGGATTCCCTTGCAGGTGTGCGGGAGTATTATGGATATCCGGCCAGACATTCTGGTCATTCCTCCGGTTTTCGGCCCCATAGATGTATTGCTGGAGAATGAGCCGTTCATCGCACGCATTGCGGAACTGGAAGGGCAGGGGACCATTCTTGCTTCAGCCTGTGCCGGATCATTTCTTGTGGCCCGGGCCGGTCTGCTGGACGGTAAGCCGGCCACCACCCATTGGAAGCTGGCCCCGGATTTTTCCGCCCGTTTTGCGGAGGTGGATTTGCAGCCCCGGCGCATGCTCATTGACGGCGGAGGTTATATCTGTGCCGGGGGGGCTATGGCCTGGCAGGATTTGGCTTTGCATATTGTGGCCCGGTTTATGGGGCGTGAAGTGGCTGCTGATTGTGCAAAAATATTGGTCATGGATTCCACCCGTGATGTGCAGACTCCTTATTTCATGTTCGACAATAAGACCGAAGAGAGCAGTTTTACAGATAAAGAGATTGGCCGGGTGCAGGAATGGATGCAGGAAAATTACCATCTTCCGGCATCCACACGGATATTTGCTGAAAAGGCGGGCCTTGGTGAACGCACATTCCTGCGCCGTTTCAAGAAAGCCACGGGCATGACTCCCAATAATTATCTTCAGCAATTACGCATTGAGGCTGCCCGTCATCTGCTGGAAGTAAGTTCCAAAGGCGTGGAAGAAATTACAGCCCGTGTAGGCTACGACAACCCCTCGTCGTTTCGGCGTTTATTTAAGAGCATGACCGGGCTGAGTCCTCGCGAATACCGCACTCGTTTCAGCAGAATGGAGTAA